One Setaria viridis chromosome 5, Setaria_viridis_v4.0, whole genome shotgun sequence genomic region harbors:
- the LOC117859102 gene encoding Holliday junction resolvase MOC1, chloroplastic: MAAAAAAAGAASATAATAPAAAQDPMNALRAAALRRSAPHWSTAAASFFSPPFRPRRCRCRRAPAPAPAATTRTPRSRAGAKARAKLLLEAEPRDPWLASLSLLPADDSSGAGAAPNGWAIGVDPDTGGAIAVLSPDGSSQVFDNPLVHIVVSKVIRKRLDTKSIIQLLRGLDAPPGTTAYIEKSSPFPTDGKLGWWSTGFSYGLWIASLVSSGFSVVPVASQTWKAYFGLSRSESPKDNSRQAASILFPDKALSLKLKKHHGRAEALLLAAYGKGLVLPSGKFSKPQLDIDVDC; encoded by the exons ATGgcagctgccgccgcggcggctggaGCTGCATCGGCCACTGCCGCCACTGCGCCAGCCGCCGCCCAGGACCCCATGAACGCGCTCCGCGCGGCCGCCCTCCGCCGTTCCGCGCCGCACtggtccaccgccgccgcgtccttcttctccccgcccttccgcccccgccgctgccgctgccggcgcgcgcccgctcccgctcccgctgcGACCACTCGTACCCCGAGGTCCCGCGCGGGTGCCAAGGCCCGGGCGAAGCTCCTGTTGGAGGCCGAGCCCCGGGACCCCTGGCTCGCCTCCCTCTCGCTTCTCCCGGCCGACGACAGCtccggcgctggcgccgccccCAACGGGTGGGCGATTGGGGTGGATCCCGACACCGGCGGTGCCATCGCCGTCCTCTCGCCCGACGGCTCCTCTCAG GTGTTCGACAACCCGCTCGTGCACATTGTGGTGTCGAAGGTCATCCGGAAGCGCCTTGACACCAAGTCCATCATCCAGCTGCTTCGCGGTCTCGATGCACCTCCCG GAACTACGGCATACATTGAGAAGTCTAGTCCATTTCCAACTGATGGAAAGCTG GGATGGTGGAGTACAGGTTTTTCATATGGCTTGTGGATTGCTTCTCTAGTGTCATCGGGGTTTTCAGTTGTTCCAGTTGCATCACAGACATGGAAAGCTTACTTTGGGCTATCACGAAGTGAATCGCCAAAG GATAATAGCAGACAAGCTGCATCCATTTTGTTCCCTGACAAAGCTCTATCCCTGAAGTTGAAAAAACATCATG GGCGAGCGGAGGCTCTTCTGTTAGCAGCCTATGGGAAAGGCCTTGTGCTACCATCAGGGAAGTTCAGCAAACCCCAACTTGACATTGATGTTGATTGCTGA